One window from the genome of Manis pentadactyla isolate mManPen7 chromosome 15, mManPen7.hap1, whole genome shotgun sequence encodes:
- the SLC38A7 gene encoding sodium-coupled neutral amino acid transporter 7 translates to MAQFNINSDLGEQGFSTDSGERARLLQSPCVDTAPKSERETSPGVLERGTTSTIGAIFIVVNACLGAGLLNFPAAFSTAGGVAAGITLQMGMLVFIISGLVILAYCSQASNERTYQEVVWAVCGKLTGVLCEVAIAIYTFGTCIAFLIIIGDQQDKIIAVVAKEPEGASVSPWYTDRKFTISLTAFLFILPLSIPREIGFQKYASFLSVVGTWSVTAIIIIKYIWPDKEMTPGDILTRPASWIAVFNAMPTICFGFQCHVSSVPVFNSMQRPKVKTWGGVVTAAMVIALAVYMGTGICGFLTFGAAVDPDVLLSYPSEDMAVAVARAFIILSVLTSYPILHFCGRAVVEGLWLRYQGTPVEEDVAREQRRRVLQTLVWFLLTLLLALFIPDIGKVISVIGGLAACFIFVFPGLCLIQAKLSEMEEVKPASWWALVSYGVLLVTLGAFIFGQTTANAIFVDLLG, encoded by the exons ATGGCCCAGTTCAACATCAACAGCGACCTTGGTGAGCAGGGCTTCAGCACAGACTCTGGGGAGCGGGCCCGTCTGCTGCAAAGCCCCTGTGTGGACACAGCCCCCAAGAGTGAGAGGGAGACCTCTCCTGGGGTTCTGGAAAGAGGCACCACTTCCACAATCGGGGCCATCTTCATTGTTGTCAATGCCTGCCTGGGCGCAGGACTGCTTAACTTCCCAGCAGCCTTTAGCACTGCCGGGGGCGTGGCAGCTGGCATCACACTGCAGATG GGCATGCTGGTTTTCATCATCAGTGGCCTTGTCATCCTGGCCTACTGCTCCCAGGCCAGCAATGAGAGGACCTACCAGGAGGTGGTGTGGGCTGTGTGTGGGAAGCTGACAGGCGTGCTGTGTGAGGTGGCCATCGCCATCTATACCTTTGGCACCTGCATCGCCTTCCTCATCATCATCGGGGACCAGCAGGACAAGA TTATAGCTGTGGTGGCAAAGGAGCCCGAGGGGGCCAGCGTCAGCCCCTGGTACACAGACCGCAAGTTCACCATCAGCCTCACTGCCTTCCTCTTCATCCTGCCCCTTTCCATCCCCAGGGAGATCGGCTTTCAGAAATATGCCAG CTTCCTGAGTGTTGTGGGTACCTGGTCCGTCACTGCCATCATTATCATCAAATACATCTGGCCAGATAAAGAGATGACCCCAGGGGACATCCTGACCAG GCCAGCTTCCTGGATAGCTGTATTCAATGCCATGCCCACCATCTGCTTCGGATTTCAG TGCCATGTGAGCAGTGTGCCCGTTTTCAACAGCATGCAGCGGCCCAAGGTGAAgacctggggtggggtggtgacGGCCGCCATGGTCATAGCCCTTGCTGTGTACATGGGCACAG GCATCTGTGGCTTCCTGACCTTTGGAGCTGCTGTGGACCCCGACGTGCTCCTGTCCTATCCTTCGGAGGACATGGCTGTGGCCGTCGCCCGTGCCTTCATCATCCTGAGCGTGCTCACGTCCTACCCCATCCTACACTTCTGTGGGCG GGCGGTGGTCGAAGGCCTGTGGCTGCGCTACCAGGGGACGCCAGTGGAGGAGGATGTGGCGCGGGAGCAGCGGCGGCGAGTGCTGCAGACACTGGTCTGGTTCCTGCTGACCCTGCTGCTGGCGCTCTTCATCCCTGACATCGGCAAGGTCATCTCAGTCATCGGAGGCCTGGCTGCCTGCTTCATCTTCGTCTTCCCAG GGCTGTGCCTCATTCAAGCCAAACTCTCAGAGATGGAGGAAGTCAAGCCAGCCAG CTGGTGGGCGCTGGTCAGCTACGGAGTCCTCTTGGTCACGCTGGGAGCCTTCATCTTTGGCCAGACGACAGCCAACGCCATCTTTGTGGACCTCTTAGGTTAA